The Flavobacteriales bacterium DNA segment CATTCATATTAACACCAAACCCTCCTATATTCATTCCTACACTTACATTTTCTGATTGTGTAGTAGCAGGAACCGTTGTAGTAGTTGAAACTGCAGGAGAGGTATTGGTATTGGTTGTGGTAACGACTTGTTCAGTAACTGTAACTGTTTGTTCAACAGGTTGTACAGGCTCAGGTTGAATTTCAGTTGTATGGTATACAATTACTGATTGATCTGCATTTTCAACAGCATTTTCAATTGCAACTTCCCCAAAGAACCTTAGCTTATACCCTTTTTTAGTATTTACAATTCTCATGGTAACCTCTTTCCCCATTGACTCATACCAAATTGTTTTATTTAAATCAGGCGTACCATCTTGGAAAACAACCTTAATGCTTGCATTAGGATTAGTTAAACCGGTTATTTTAACATTAGTTTGCGGTTCTGCATTTTGTTTAATTCCATTTACAATTGCATAAAAAGGTTTAGGATCTTCTGCAAAAATGACTAAATTACTTGTTTTTTGTGCTAGTGCACCTAATGTTGACGAGGTTATTAATAACGCGGTGAATAATAATTGTTTCATGATATTGGTTTTATAAAGTTGACATTACTAAAACTATGCCAACTTATCGTCCACAAAAAAACAAAAATCATAAAACTAAACCAAATATTACTTAAGATAATAGTCAGTTGTATAGAAGATGTTAAGAGTGTCAAACAATTTGTTAAGCCAATGTTAACTCTAAATTTTTCTCTTTAACAAGTTTTCTTAAATTAATTAAAGCATAACGCATTCTTCCCAATGCTGTATTAATAGAAATATCTTTAGCTTCTGCAATAT contains these protein-coding regions:
- a CDS encoding DUF4476 domain-containing protein, yielding MKQLLFTALLITSSTLGALAQKTSNLVIFAEDPKPFYAIVNGIKQNAEPQTNVKITGLTNPNASIKVVFQDGTPDLNKTIWYESMGKEVTMRIVNTKKGYKLRFFGEVAIENAVENADQSVIVYHTTEIQPEPVQPVEQTVTVTEQVVTTTNTNTSPAVSTTTTVPATTQSENVSVGMNIGGFGVNMNVNVNETGTIETTSTSNGADYSSTSTTTTTTTTTTSTSGVDYGASNTQADGTMTSSVVYVSGYTGGVGCPIPESSVQSIKSSIEDESFSDDKMNVAKQAIKNRCITVSQVRDIMSVFDFEDKKLEFAKYAYSRTYDVDNYYLVNKDFDFSSTKEDLNKFLESK